CCGCCCTTAACCAATACACCATTTTTAGCCGCATTGCCAATCGCGGTCACGATAGACACCGGTGTCGAAATCACGAGTGCGCATGGGCAGCCGACAACAAGGACAGCCAGCCCCTGATAGATCCAATCACTCCAATCTGCATTAAACAAAAGCGGCGGTACAATCGCAACCAGGAAGGCAACCAAGATAATAATCGGTGTATAATACTTTGCGAACCGGTCCACGAAAGCCTGCGAAGGTGCCTTTTCCGCCTGTGCCTCTTCGACAAGGTGAATGATTTTGGCAATCGTTGTATCATCGACCAGTTTAGTGATTTCAACTTCGATGAGACCCTCCCCATTCAGTGTCCCGGCAAACACCTCATCGCCTATCTTCTTATATGCTGGTACAGATTCACCTGTAATTGCCGCCTGATTGACAGCCGATGAACCAGCAACGACTTCACCATCCATCGCAATTTTTTCACCAGGTTTTACAATCATGATATCGCCGACTTGTATCTCATTTACATGAACACTGTATTCCCTGCCATTCCGGCGAACTAGCGCTTCTTTTGGGGCGATATCCATTAACGAACGGATCGAGGCCCTCGCCTTATCCATTGAATACCTCTCAAGCACTTCACTAATCGCAAATAAAATGACGACGACGGCTCCCTCGCTCCATTCGCCAATGATGGCAGCACCGATAATGGCCACAGTCATCAGTGCCCTCATGTCAAAATCAAGCTTGAGAAGATTCTTGATTCCACTTTTGAAAAGGGAGAAGCCGCCTATGATAATCGCGCCTAAGAATAAAAAGATCGCGGGCACACTTCCTTCACCATAATTAAACTGAAAATAATAGGCGGCAATGATCATCACGAGGCTGATCAGTACCTTAGAATTTTCCTGCCAGAACGGCTTCTTTTTTTCAGGAAGAATCTCGGCTTTATCTGGATAAAGCCTCAGGTTCTCAAAAGCGCCCGCATGCTCCAGGGCCTCAATCGAGGCTTTCCCGTAAACCGTCAGCTTGGAAGCGCCAAAATTAACTTTTGCATCAAAAACACCATCCAGGTGCTTTACGTTCTCTTCGAACTTCCCGGCACAGCTCGCTCAGGTGAAGCCCTGTACCCGGTATATGGTTTTCTCTCCAGATTGTGCTGCTTCAGTCATTCACATCCATCTCCTTTTGATGTTCAAACGCCAGGTGAATCAATTGCTTTACATGGTCATCGACAAGTGAATAATAAACAAGCTTACCTTCCTTGCGGTATTTAGCGAGCCCAAGGTTCTTCAAAAGCCTCAAATGGTGAGAAGCAGTAGCAGTGGACGAATTGACGACTGCAGCTACATCACAAACACAAAGTTCGTTGCCTACATATAGTGAGTATGCGATTTTAATCCTTGTTTCATCTGATAAAGCCTTGAAAATTTTTGCTGCTGCAGAAGTATTTTGTTCTTTCACTTCTGCTGAAACCTGCTCCACTTTTTCATCGTGGACGCAATTGATCTGGCAGACATCTTGCTCCTTCAAGTTGCTCACCTCACTCATTCAAATGTTCATTTGATTATATCTTATTCAAATGAATGTTTGATTGTCAAACAAAAATAAAAAAACCAGGAGATTTCCCAGTTTTAGATGTCCACCACTTAGGTTCCTACCTTAAACCCTAGGCGCTGTGAAAACTGAATGTTGATTTCAC
The window above is part of the Mesobacillus jeotgali genome. Proteins encoded here:
- a CDS encoding metalloregulator ArsR/SmtB family transcription factor yields the protein MKEQDVCQINCVHDEKVEQVSAEVKEQNTSAAAKIFKALSDETRIKIAYSLYVGNELCVCDVAAVVNSSTATASHHLRLLKNLGLAKYRKEGKLVYYSLVDDHVKQLIHLAFEHQKEMDVND
- a CDS encoding heavy metal translocating P-type ATPase; protein product: MTEAAQSGEKTIYRVQGFTUASCAGKFEENVKHLDGVFDAKVNFGASKLTVYGKASIEALEHAGAFENLRLYPDKAEILPEKKKPFWQENSKVLISLVMIIAAYYFQFNYGEGSVPAIFLFLGAIIIGGFSLFKSGIKNLLKLDFDMRALMTVAIIGAAIIGEWSEGAVVVILFAISEVLERYSMDKARASIRSLMDIAPKEALVRRNGREYSVHVNEIQVGDIMIVKPGEKIAMDGEVVAGSSAVNQAAITGESVPAYKKIGDEVFAGTLNGEGLIEVEITKLVDDTTIAKIIHLVEEAQAEKAPSQAFVDRFAKYYTPIIILVAFLVAIVPPLLFNADWSDWIYQGLAVLVVGCPCALVISTPVSIVTAIGNAAKNGVLVKGGVYLEEMGMLKAVAFDKTGTLTKGIPAVTDFEMLASADHTELLSVVAAVENKSQHPLAAAIVRKAETEGVLFREKQVEDFTSVTGKGIKAVVDGVRYHVGSPKYLEEIVDGGIPSAVSEKIAGMQSEGKTVMVVGSQTSLLALIAVADEVRESSKEVVSRLHELGVEKTIMLTGDNKGTARAIGSQAGVSDIQSDLLPEEKLNFIKALQKNHGKVAMVGDGINDAPALAAATVGVAMGGAGTDTALETADIALMADDLKKLPFTIKLSRKTLAIIKQNIAFSIGVKLLALLLVIPGWLTLWIAIFADMGATLIVTLNGLRLLRVKDK